GGTTCAATGGCAGGTTCCATCACTATCCCAATAGTTCCAATATAAGAACTTTCAATCGGACTTGTTTTCCATTCGTTATTTTTTCTCTCTGCGGGGAAATGGCTGAGAAACCAGAGAAGGACAGAAATATACAAAATGATCTGACCTGCAGTGGATAAAAAAGATTTTACCTTTCCGTATACTGTGTGAAATAAACTTTTTATAGAAGGAACGTTGTATCTTGGAAGTTCCATAACAAAATAGGATGCGTCTTCTTTGAATACAGTTTTACGAAAGAGTAAAGCAAATCCAAAACTAGTCACCATTCCCAAAAAGAACATGGAGAACAAAACAAATCCCTGGATATTAAAGATACCAAAAACAGGAGGAAAACTAAAAACTGTTCCAACAATTAAAATGTAAACAGGATACCTAGCTGAACACATTACGAGTGGTGAAACCATTATCGTTGTAAAACGATCAGATTTGTTTTCGATAGTTCTTGTACCTAGGATGGCAGGAACGGCACAAGCAGCCGAGGATAGTAGAGGGATAAAAGATTTTCCAGAGAGCCCGAATTTTCCCATAATACGATCCATTAAAAAACTAGCGCGTGCTAAATATCCCGATTCTTCTAGAATCCCAATGAATAAAAAAAGAAGAGCAATCTGAGGAATAAAAACAATCACACTTCCCACACCGCCAATAATTCCTTCAGTGACCAATGATCTAAGAAGGCCTTCTGCAAGAAATGATTCCACAAATGATTGTAAGTTTGTGATCCCTGATTCAATTAAATCCATCGGGAGTTCGGCAAAACTAAATAAACTCTGAAAAAGAGCTCCCATCAAAAGAAAAAAACAAACAAACCCTAAAACTGGATGTAATAGAATTCGGTCCAAGGTCTCTTCCCAACTACCAGAAACGGATTTTGGGTAAGTGATCACATCAGCCAAAACTTTTTTAATCAGGAAGGAACGATAGATCATTTCTTCTTGGTAATAAAAGTTATACCCTTTCCCCTCCACAGCAGATCGTAACCAGTTTTTTGTTTCTTCTGGAAACTTGGTGAAGTAACGTTCTTCACTCAGATGAGGGTCTTTGTTTAAATACTTCAAAGATTGAGATAAGAAGAATTCTGCTTCGTTAGTTGTAATACCTAGCTTTTGTTTTGCGGAGATTAAAAAAGACTCTTCTTTTGTTCCCCAAGTCCATAAACGGGGACGTTTTTGAAAAGCATTTGGGTTTTTAAGAACTTCTTTTAGGGTATCGATTCCTTCTCCTGATTTTGCATTTACTAAAATAAACTGGAGTCCGATGGATTTTTTGAGTTTTTCTAAATCGAGTTGGATCCTTTTTTTTTCCAAAACATCTTTCATCGTAAGGACCACAAGTGTGGGAACACCCATATCAATGATTTGAAGTAAAAACTGAAGGCCCCGCTCTAAGTTTAAGGCATCCAAAACGTAAATGACTTGTTCATCTGGTTTTCTGGACAGTAACACTTCGTAGGCGATTTTTTTGTCTTCTGCAATCCCACCAAGACCGTAGGTACCCGGTAAGTCGGTAATGATCCATTCGGATTCTTCTAAACTAAAGATTCCTTCCCGTTTTTCTACAGTGACTCCGCTGAAGTTTCCAGTTTTTTGTTTTAGGCCGGTGAGTTGGTTAAAGAGTGTTGATTTCCCACAATTGGGATTACCAACTAAGTAAATTCGGTTTTCTTTCATGTTTGTTTTAATTTAATTTCTATCGCATTCCCGTCGTTAATCCGTAGAGCAATTGTGGTCCCACTTAAACTACAGATCATTTTCCCGAGTATTTGAGATTTATCTTTTAATGTTATTTCTGCACCTGGGAAAAAACCGAGTTCTAATAATTCGGTTAACATAGGTTTTGGAAGTTTTTCGGAATCTAAGGAAACGATTTCTGCAATTTCGCCAATTTTTAAATCTTGAATTGTCATTTGTTTTGTTTATGAGATTGCAAATTTCTGTGAGTCTCGGAAAAGGTTGATTTCAGGAGCCATAGATTTTACATAGCGATCAAAGTATAACATTTGTTTCATGAGGAGTGCAAATTCTCTAGGAATTTTTAATCCATTTTTTTCGGCAATTTCCTTCATGTCATACATGATTCGGTTGACCCTAGATTCGTCAAACATCTCATTATCAGTTAAATGTACATAGACTGATTCTAATTCATTAAAAACTGCATCTAATTCTTTTGCAAGGAGGGTCGGATTCACTCCGCTATCAGTCGAATCCATTTCAACCAAACCTTGAGCAACTAACGTAGGTTCACCAATTCCAATTCCTTGAGTAAATAACATAAGCCCCTTCCAAATTTTGGGAGAGATCCTGCCCACAATGCCGAAATCAATGAAACCTATGGTTCCATCTTTTAGGATCATCAAGTTCCCTGCATGGACATCAGCATGAAAAAATCCTTGGTTAGATAAAGAAGAGAACCAAATCTCCAAAGCATCACTTAAAACCTTTCTTGGATTGTTTGTGAACTTGCGAAGGCCAACTTCATCGGTAATGGGAACACCATAGAATCGTTCCATGGTCAAAACTTTTTTAGAAGAAAGTGTATGGTAAACTCTCGGAACTCTTGCTCTTGATTCTTTTACTCGTAATAAGTATTCTTCAAACTCTTCTATATTCTTTGCTTCTTGAATAAAGTCGATTTCTTGTAATATAGAAATTTGGAATTCATCGAACATAGCAGTGAGTCCAGATTTTTTAAATTCAGGAGCAATGAACTCTAAAATTTTTGTAAGGATACCTAAAATCTGCATGTCGGTTTTTAAAGTTAGGTGGACATCTGGCCTTTGGACTTTGACCACCACATCAAGCCCTTCTTTGGTTACGGCGGCATGGACCTGAGCAATGGAAGCTGAGGCCAGAGGAGATTCTTCAAAACTATGGAATAACGATTCCAGTTTCCCACCCAATTCTCGTTCTACGGAGGAACGGATATCCCTGAATGCGACGGGGCGGACGGAGTCCAAACAGGCCTGCATTTCCTCCACATATTCCTTGGGAAAGAGGGAAGGGGCACTGGCAATGAACTGACCTAATTTGATATAGGTGGCTCCGAGATTAGAAAAAGCTTCTCTTAGGGTGATGGCGATTTCTCTGTGGTTGGGTTCTCCCTTTGCCAGCTGGGTGAGAATCCCAATTGCCTTGGAGGTGAACACGAAACTGGAATGGGCGACTCGAAGGCTTGATTGCCAACCAAAAGAAACTAGTTCAGAAAGGGAATCCATACGCCCTAATTTGAGACCTAAATCGGGATTGGAAACGAGAAAATACCCTTCGCTTCTACAATTGAAATAGAGTTGCAGGAATAGGTCTCAAACAAAAACTTATCAAATCGCACCCATGAGCCAAGAAACCGTCCTGTACCAAGAGTTAGAGAAACTCGATCTCAACGAGATCAAAAAAATCGCAAGCCTTTGGAACATCCAAAAGATCCCGGGAAAGGACAAAAAATCGACAATTTTGGGCCTCATGGAGACTTTCCAGAACGAGTTTTACCTAAAAGGGATCCTGGAAAAGTTCACTCCCTTACAAGTCAATATTCTAACATCCATTTTAAAGAACAAAGGGGTAATGACTCTCGGAGAGATTTCGAGAAAGGTCAACATTCCACCTATCAACGTGGAGATGGAACTCAACGTTCTTCGCAAATACTACCTTCTTTACCAAAGAAAGAATCGCGAACGCCTAACAAACAATTTAGACAAATACCATACTTATGATGAGTACTTAAAACTCATAAAGGTAGAGACAAATCCTAAAGGTGAGAAGTTCAAATTCTCGATTGAGAAGTCTTTACACAAAGCAACTCTTGCAGAACTTCCAGAAGAATGGAAAACAGCAGTTGGCGTCAAAAAAGGCGAACACATTGAAACATTCTTACAGGATGCACTCGCGACAGAATTCCTTCAAAAGTTAATTGATGAACTTTCTGATTTTGACAAAGATGTTCTCCATCAAATTTACATTCATGGTGGTGTGATTGAAGCGGATACGATCCGTAACTACATCACTGTGAACCGAGGCAGGTTTGAACAAACCATTCCTCATCTAACATCTCTTTATCTTGTACGTGATTTATATTATGTAGAAGATAAATTCATTCGGGTCATTGTCATCCCGAAAGAGATTTTAGATCATTTGCAGTTTTCTCCTATTTTACCTCCGGTAAAAAAAGGCACGCGAGTTCGTCAGGAAAAAATTTCTGCCAATGGTCTTGATTTTTTCTTAAACGTAAAAAAACTCATTTCTTATATTTCGCGTAAAGGTTTGAATCTTGCGAAATCAGGAAAAATCAAACAAGCGGATCATAAAAGAACGGAAACAGAACTTTTATCTCCTGATATTGAAATTTTCCCTGAAAAGAGCCAGGTTTACCAAATTGAACTCATACTGCCTATCTTAAAACTTTTGGGTTATGTAGATATCAAAGGTGAGAATGTGATTCTTGTTCAAGATACAGATGAATTTCTAAAGAAAGATATCTTTGAAATCATGAAACTTGTCATTCATGAAGTCAATGAAGCAAGAACTCGTCGCCTCAATCCTGCAGAAGTATTTACAGCAACCGAAGTTCCGTTTTATGAAAAAGGAATTTTGGATAAAACTGTAAAACTCATCATGGCCCATGGAAAGATCAACACTTCAGTTATTTTTTCTCATATCATTCGTGACCATTTGGTTTTTTCTCCTACCTTCCAAATCAAAACCTATGAAGAGGATTTGGCTGATCTACGAAAAGAAATCATCTCCGCAATTTTTTACTTACAACTGTTTGGCCTCATTGAAGTGGAATACCCACAACGAAATCTTAGCCTCTCGGAACTTGGTGCTCATTACTTCAACCACGAAGCCCTTGTTACAGTAACAGAAAAAGGTGGAATCACCATTAACCCTGACTTCTCGATCATTGCTTTCCCTGATCGAGTGTCTTTACATGGAATTCATTTACTAAAAGCATTCTGTGAATTAAAAGATTATGACAGAGTGTATACTTTTTTACTTACCAAAGATAGTTTCCAATTAGGTATCCTACTTGGGTACGACAAAGAAACTTTCATTCATTTCTTACGAGAATCATCTAAAGCGGAATTGGCACAAAACTTACTCTTCTTACTGGATGATTGGGGCAATAACTTACCAATCGTAACCATTACAGAAGACTCGGTTCTTCTTCGAACTAAAGACTCGCAAGTGATGGAACTTCTTCTCGGTCAAATCAAAGGGAAGAAGTTTGTATTGGAAGAA
The sequence above is drawn from the Leptospira sp. WS4.C2 genome and encodes:
- the feoB gene encoding ferrous iron transport protein B, producing MKENRIYLVGNPNCGKSTLFNQLTGLKQKTGNFSGVTVEKREGIFSLEESEWIITDLPGTYGLGGIAEDKKIAYEVLLSRKPDEQVIYVLDALNLERGLQFLLQIIDMGVPTLVVLTMKDVLEKKRIQLDLEKLKKSIGLQFILVNAKSGEGIDTLKEVLKNPNAFQKRPRLWTWGTKEESFLISAKQKLGITTNEAEFFLSQSLKYLNKDPHLSEERYFTKFPEETKNWLRSAVEGKGYNFYYQEEMIYRSFLIKKVLADVITYPKSVSGSWEETLDRILLHPVLGFVCFFLLMGALFQSLFSFAELPMDLIESGITNLQSFVESFLAEGLLRSLVTEGIIGGVGSVIVFIPQIALLFLFIGILEESGYLARASFLMDRIMGKFGLSGKSFIPLLSSAACAVPAILGTRTIENKSDRFTTIMVSPLVMCSARYPVYILIVGTVFSFPPVFGIFNIQGFVLFSMFFLGMVTSFGFALLFRKTVFKEDASYFVMELPRYNVPSIKSLFHTVYGKVKSFLSTAGQIILYISVLLWFLSHFPAERKNNEWKTSPIESSYIGTIGIVMEPAIEPLGFDWKIGISILTSFAAREVMVSTLAVLYGSEDNEEGESLRSTLRTETRADGSLVWTPLSGLSLLVFFAFASQCMSTLAVTKKETGTIFWPIVQFLYMTILAISASFLIFQLGKILGFS
- a CDS encoding FeoA family protein, with product MTIQDLKIGEIAEIVSLDSEKLPKPMLTELLELGFFPGAEITLKDKSQILGKMICSLSGTTIALRINDGNAIEIKLKQT
- a CDS encoding ABC1 kinase family protein: MDSLSELVSFGWQSSLRVAHSSFVFTSKAIGILTQLAKGEPNHREIAITLREAFSNLGATYIKLGQFIASAPSLFPKEYVEEMQACLDSVRPVAFRDIRSSVERELGGKLESLFHSFEESPLASASIAQVHAAVTKEGLDVVVKVQRPDVHLTLKTDMQILGILTKILEFIAPEFKKSGLTAMFDEFQISILQEIDFIQEAKNIEEFEEYLLRVKESRARVPRVYHTLSSKKVLTMERFYGVPITDEVGLRKFTNNPRKVLSDALEIWFSSLSNQGFFHADVHAGNLMILKDGTIGFIDFGIVGRISPKIWKGLMLFTQGIGIGEPTLVAQGLVEMDSTDSGVNPTLLAKELDAVFNELESVYVHLTDNEMFDESRVNRIMYDMKEIAEKNGLKIPREFALLMKQMLYFDRYVKSMAPEINLFRDSQKFAIS
- a CDS encoding helicase yields the protein MSQETVLYQELEKLDLNEIKKIASLWNIQKIPGKDKKSTILGLMETFQNEFYLKGILEKFTPLQVNILTSILKNKGVMTLGEISRKVNIPPINVEMELNVLRKYYLLYQRKNRERLTNNLDKYHTYDEYLKLIKVETNPKGEKFKFSIEKSLHKATLAELPEEWKTAVGVKKGEHIETFLQDALATEFLQKLIDELSDFDKDVLHQIYIHGGVIEADTIRNYITVNRGRFEQTIPHLTSLYLVRDLYYVEDKFIRVIVIPKEILDHLQFSPILPPVKKGTRVRQEKISANGLDFFLNVKKLISYISRKGLNLAKSGKIKQADHKRTETELLSPDIEIFPEKSQVYQIELILPILKLLGYVDIKGENVILVQDTDEFLKKDIFEIMKLVIHEVNEARTRRLNPAEVFTATEVPFYEKGILDKTVKLIMAHGKINTSVIFSHIIRDHLVFSPTFQIKTYEEDLADLRKEIISAIFYLQLFGLIEVEYPQRNLSLSELGAHYFNHEALVTVTEKGGITINPDFSIIAFPDRVSLHGIHLLKAFCELKDYDRVYTFLLTKDSFQLGILLGYDKETFIHFLRESSKAELAQNLLFLLDDWGNNLPIVTITEDSVLLRTKDSQVMELLLGQIKGKKFVLEEVSPTGIIIEKSKVMEVIAIAEKLNMIIRLNR